The genome window GATCCAAATTCTTATCAGATTGTTGTACGCGTCTTAAAGCGTAATGGAAGATCCAAACTCTTCGTAGCCTCGGCTCGCAAGCCACCAAACTCCTACTCCCGAAAAGATCACTCTTTTTATCatgttgtgtgtatatatatgcagAACTCTGAGCCATGGCCTTACCTTTCTTGGAGCTCACATGGCTTCTTCTCTCACTTGGTCACTGTTTCTGGcttctctcctcttccttttcactCTCCCTTCACCCACATTGTCTTCCGATGTCGTCTCCAGTTCTGGGAATACCAATGCAGAAAGCTCTGTCCGTGATCTGTGCCGGTCCACCCCATACCCCGCCGCCTGCCTCGACTCCCTGAAGCTGTCCGTTTCCATCACCATCAACCCCTCCGTCCTCTCCCTGGCGCTCCGCACCCTCCAGGCCGCCATCTCGGAGGCGGCCAAGCTCTCCTCGGTCCTCTCCTCCGCCGGCCGCCCCGGCGCCGTGGTCGAGTCCCAGCGCAGCTCCCTCCAGGACTGCCAGGAGCTGCACCAGATCACCGTCGCCTCGCTCCGGCGCTCGGCCGGCCTCGTCAAGCCCGAGGCCCGCAAGCTCGCCGACGCCCGGGCCTACCTCGCCGCCGCGCTCACCAACCGGGCCACCTGCCTTGATGGCCTTGCCGGCGCCCGGGGCCCGCTCAAGGCCACGCTTGTCGACTCCTGGCTCGCCGCCTACGCCCACGTCAGCAACTCCCTCTCCCTCGTCGCCCGCTCCGGGGGCCGCAAAGGGCGGCGGCTCTCCTCCGCCCGCTCCTTCCGCAGCCGCGGCTGCGGGGGGTTCCCGGCGTGGGTCGGCCGGAGGGAGCGCCGGCTGCTGCAGGACGGGGACTACGGGGACGTCGACCCCGATTCCGTGGTCACGGTGGCCGCGGACGGAACGGGGAACTTCACGACATTGGGGGAGGCGGTGGCCTGGGCGCCGAGCAACTCCGACGACCGCACCATCATCCTGGTGCGGGCGGGGGTGTACGAGGAGCACGTGGATATCCCCAGCGACAAGACCAACATCGTCCTCATCGGCGACGGCAGCGACGTCACCGTCATCAGAGGCAACCGAAGCGTCGGCGACGGCTGGACCACCTTCCGATCGGCCACCGTCGGTAAGCTTATTTACTATCCCCTCGAAATTACTATCCAAACCTTCTTAATTACTTGTACTTGGTGTTCTCATACCTCAATCCGCTTGCATGTTCATGGTTACCTTGCATCGACTGTCCAACAGAGATGGAACAGAGATAACCATCGCCATCTCCGTATTCATCATTCAACGACATCATGTACTTGAAGATTTCGTCATATCTAATAAGTAGAAACTATAGGCATACGAATGCCTTCATTAACTGGTCCATTACTGCCATGGATAGCGGCAACATGTCATCTTTTCGTAGCGATTGCCAACGCATAGCGTGCTGTCTGAGCCACTTGGCAATGGACGACAAACGGCCAGCACACATGACCTTTAGATTGCTAGATTCTTCTTCTGCTGCATCTGTCTTGGACTGTAAAGCTCTGTGAAACATTGATCTGCAGCGGTGTCCGGTGAAGGGTTCCTGGCACGAGACATCACGTTTCAGAACGTCGCGGGGCCGAGGAAGGGCCAGGCAGTGGCGCTCCGGGTGAACGCCGACCTGGTGGCGCTGTACCGCTGCGTCATGGACGGCTACCAGGACACGCTCTACGTCCACTCCTTCCGCCAGTTCTACCGGGAGTGCGACGTCTACGGCACCGTGGATTTCATCTTCGGCAACGCCGCGGTGGTGCTCCAGGCCGGCAAAATCGTGGCCAAGATGCCCATCCCCGGGCAGTCCAACATGATCACAGCGCAGTCCAAGGACGACCCCAACGAGGATACGGGCATCTCGATACAGAACTGCACCATAGTGGCGTCGCAGGAGCTTGCTTCCAGCAACGTGATAGTGAAGACCTTCTTAGGCAGGCCGTGGAAGAACTACTCGACGACGGTGTACATGGAGTCGTACATGGGCGGCCTGGTGGATCCGGCGGGGTGGAAGGAGTGGTCCGGCGACCAAGGACTCGACACGTTGTACTATGGGGAGTACATGAACAGCGGGCCGGGATCGCCGACCGACAATCGGGTCACCTGGCCGGGGTTCCTTGTTATGGATTACGACGACGCCTACAGCTTCACGGTCTCGGAGTTCATCTACGGGGATGAGTGGCTGGAGTCTACTTCATTCCCTTACGACGATGGCATCTGATTCTTTAGCGCAGTTGTGGTTTTTTCCTACTGTAAATAACGTGATTTGGGCCGACAAAGAAGAGAAAACGAAGGAAATAGAAAGAAATCAAGATGGTGTTTGTAGAGATGAACTTTGACTTAGGACAATCGATGGTGGAAAACTCTTATCCTGTTAgaaaaagaatcaatgttggCAATAAATGATATCATGTCGGCCGTATTACTTTCTTAGGATTTTGCATGTGATATATGCGGAGTAAGTCCAGAAATTGGCTAAAAAATATTGGATTGATTGAGATCAGACCATCCAAAAGAATTCAGTTTATGAAATGCTATGAATGTTTTGATGGTATGGAAATAAGATACCACTTGAACAGTAATTGATTCCTGGCACAGAACATGGGTAATCTTTCGGTTTTGCGAACTGTATGGATTACATTATAATTAGCAATCTATATGACGAATTAGAGTTGATGTAATCAGTGGTCAACCTAATAACACTTTCTTctacctcctctctctctctctagagcaACCCGCCAGAGTAAGGAATGGAGGTGGACGACAACCAAGCGTCTGCTGTGGTGAAATTATACACGGTAAAGTTCAATGCGTCCATGGCATTCATCAGGCTGTACCCTGGCCATTGCACTCTTCCACTGGTATTGGCCCCGGGGCCATGGTTGTCGAACTCCCCGTAGTACAATGTGGTCAGCGCGAAGCTGCCGCTCCACTCTAGCCACCCCACCGGCTCGATCAACCCGTCGATGAACGATTGCATGTACACCGTCCTCGAGTACTCCTTCCACGGCCGGCCGAGGAAGGTCTTGGTGAAGTTACGATCCGCTGCCTCGAGGTCGGGCGCGGCGCGGACGGTGCAATTGTGGATGGAGATGCCGGTGGTCTGGTCCGGCATGGTGCGCCCCTGCGCCGTGACGGCGTTGACCTGGCCCGGGAGCGGCTTGCGCGCGTAGATGTTGCAGTTCTGGAAGACGGAGGCGGCGTTGCCGAAGATGAAGTCGACGGTGCCGTAGACGTCGCAGTCGCGGTAGAACTGGCGGAGGGAGTGCGCGTAGAGCGTGTCCTGGTAGCCCAGGAAGCTGCAGCGGTAGAAGCTGGAGAGGTCGGCACTGTTCCGCACCGCCACCGCCTGGTGCTTCTCCGGCCCAGCCGTGTTCTCGAAGGTGATGTCGATGGCTATGAATCGCTCACCGTGCACCACTGCGCTCACCAAAATACCTCATGTTCAGAAGACGTACATAACATGCATCAGAATTCAAGCAGGAGCATGCGCGCTCACCGAATGTAGCAGAGGCGAAGGTAGTCCATCCGTCGACTACGCTGCGATTCGAGGTAATTATGGTCCTGTTGATCCCTACTCCAATCAAGATCAGGTTCTTCTTGTTCTTGGGAACCACCACGTTCTCGCTGTAAACCCCTTCCTCTATGTAGATGGCGAAGTAGCCATCTTCGATGGCTGTGTTGTTCGGAGCGAACGCGACGGCATCTCCCACGGTTGTGAAGTTCCCACTGCCATCCTTGGCTACCGTCACCGACTGTGATTGGTTTACAGGCACGACCTCGCCGCTCTCTTCGAGAAGGTTCCTCCCAATCGCCGAGAAATCAGCCGGCGGCGATCTTTGACCACCGGTAGACCCTGAGGAGAGAGTATTATTAGACAAAGTTGCCTGGTACAGGGAACAACGGGGGCCTCAGACGTGGAGCCCACTGCGGGAGCCTACTTCGATAGCCAATCGCAAGGCAAGCGAGCGAGACACGAAACATATGTTAGAGATTAGATCAAGGCCGTCTATGTGGCGTATGTATCCAGGTGATTGCATGGGCATCGAGCAGATCCGTGGCTCTTTCTTAGCGACAGGATGAGTGGGACCAATACGAAGGTCAAAGGACCGCACCTAGTGGGCCCAGATGGCGATGGTACGTCCACGCCGAGAAATGCACGTGTGGTACTTCCAAAAGAAGAGGACGAGGAAGAGACGAATGTTGTCGACTTCACCTGTGCGCTCGTCGGTTTCGGTGCTCTTCCCATGCCCGCGGTTTCCGCTCCGGTCCAACGCGGTGGTGACCAACCCGAGCGACACCCCGTACAGCCGTGTCTCGTCCGCGAGGGCGCCGCGCAGCTCGGGGAAGGTGTGGGAGACCTCCAGCCCGTCGTAGCACGTCTGCTGGTTGGTCACCACGGCGCTCATCAGCGCCCTCACCCGCCCAACCGCGGCCGCGCCAAGCGCCGCCTCCCGCGGGCCCAGCTCCGCCTGCACCGCCTTCAGATAGTCCGCATTGAGGCTGGCCAGCGCGCGGCAGTCCTCGAGTGCCCCGCCACTCACGCCTCGGCGAGCCCGACCACCGCCCGCGGCACCGGAGATGTAGCGGTCGAACAGGGCAGCGGTCCGGCGGGCCCGCTTGAGCGCCTTCTTGACGGAGTACCGGCCGTACTCGTACTGGTTCGACGGGAACCGCAACGGCGACAGGACGGCGCGGCACAGCTTGGGGTAGAAGGAGGACCTGCACGCCGACACAGGGGAGACAGAGGGTGACGGTGCAGCAACTGTAGCCAGAGGAAGAACGAAGAAGACGAGAAGGTATTGGTATGACAACATCGCAACACGTGTGATTCAGCCAGAGCACCGAACCGTAGTGTACAAGGCGAGGGTGGAGATGAGGCGATCCAAGACCAGAGATGGATACATAAATAGGGAGAAGAAAGCGCGTGAGATATTAGCTGCATAGTGAACGAAGAGGCAGTACGAGTATAGGCAGAGGGCTCATCTGTTACTACACCCAGCCATAAAGAAGACTTACTAATTATTTTCACTGGTTAGTGCGAACCAGTTGTTGTCGAAGAGATTTCTTTGGCTGTCTTCCAAGCAAAGACAAAAGAAGGGAAACCGTCAGCTAAATGCTTTAGGTGGAGGCAGTAATGACTGCAGGAAGAAAGGGTTCATGATGTACTAGCTCACCAACTTTACGAGAAAGTGTCGATCGACCTTATTAACGTGCATTTGTGATGGCCTAAACAGTAGATCATTAATTGTTCGTCTATCAAAGTACAACGTTTCCAGCATCTGAAGGCAACTAATACTCACCTATTAATGCTGTGTCGGCGAACTGCGCTTTTGCAAGAGACAGCAAATGCTGTTCCAAATGCTACTGAGTTGTAATCCTCCCCAGCGTGACATTGCATGGGTTGAAGCAACAATGGCTTGACTTGTGAGTCAAAGGAGATCAAGTTTCTGTCGGTGAAAATTATATTCCCAAAGGTTTGTCGTCATgcatctgtttggtatttgtttatTGAAACTGTGAATGAGGAATGGACAAAACAACACGACCTCCTGCTTCAGTTTGTCAAAACTTAAGTTGGTCAATAAACGATGAatctgaatttgaatggattgatGCAATTATTCTGAGTGTAAATTGTGGAAGAGTAGCCATCAGTGGCTTGAAGTGATGATGAGCAGTGCAGCTGTTATTTTGCCTGACAAAGTACATAAGCTATTTATTAAGCTACATTCAAAAGATGATTGGTTTAAGGTTTTATTATTAGAAAATAGAAGTTGAAGGTAAGCTCTAATTTGAGTCAGCTAAAATTGCATGTCTTTTAGATCTTTCTTCCTGTGTGTATGATACAAGTGTTCTAATGTTCAGCTTGAATCTCATTCTTTAGAAGAAGAAGCTCAAGAATAATGCAAGACTATCTGATATGATAAGACATTACAAGAAGCTAACAATGTTCAGGTTCAGAAATATGATGCTGATTCCATTGATGTTATGACACCATCAAACAAAGAGAGCCAACCTGTAAAGATCTCTAGCTTTTCACTTCAAATTGGAAGCAGCATCTAAGCTTCATTTGTGACTGCAGAACATGTTGTGTTGTTTGTGTCACTGTGTACCACCATATCACAAAAAAAAATGCAGAACATTACAGATCAGCCATCTCAGTCCATTAAAAAGCTTTGCTTCTTTCTAAGCATATTTTGTCCTCTGTTTCAATTTTGATGTCAGCATAGCTTTGTTTTCTGTTCAATAGTAACACAGAGAACCTTTTGCAGATTGATGGTGAGATTTCACATGGCCAAGTCTGGGAATGGCTCATCATCTCAGTAGCCACAGGTTGGCACATGGTAGGT of Musa acuminata AAA Group cultivar baxijiao chromosome BXJ2-3, Cavendish_Baxijiao_AAA, whole genome shotgun sequence contains these proteins:
- the LOC135606995 gene encoding probable pectinesterase/pectinesterase inhibitor 12 gives rise to the protein MASSLTWSLFLASLLFLFTLPSPTLSSDVVSSSGNTNAESSVRDLCRSTPYPAACLDSLKLSVSITINPSVLSLALRTLQAAISEAAKLSSVLSSAGRPGAVVESQRSSLQDCQELHQITVASLRRSAGLVKPEARKLADARAYLAAALTNRATCLDGLAGARGPLKATLVDSWLAAYAHVSNSLSLVARSGGRKGRRLSSARSFRSRGCGGFPAWVGRRERRLLQDGDYGDVDPDSVVTVAADGTGNFTTLGEAVAWAPSNSDDRTIILVRAGVYEEHVDIPSDKTNIVLIGDGSDVTVIRGNRSVGDGWTTFRSATVAVSGEGFLARDITFQNVAGPRKGQAVALRVNADLVALYRCVMDGYQDTLYVHSFRQFYRECDVYGTVDFIFGNAAVVLQAGKIVAKMPIPGQSNMITAQSKDDPNEDTGISIQNCTIVASQELASSNVIVKTFLGRPWKNYSTTVYMESYMGGLVDPAGWKEWSGDQGLDTLYYGEYMNSGPGSPTDNRVTWPGFLVMDYDDAYSFTVSEFIYGDEWLESTSFPYDDGI
- the LOC135606996 gene encoding pectinesterase-like, coding for MLSYQYLLVFFVLPLATVAAPSPSVSPVSACRSSFYPKLCRAVLSPLRFPSNQYEYGRYSVKKALKRARRTAALFDRYISGAAGGGRARRGVSGGALEDCRALASLNADYLKAVQAELGPREAALGAAAVGRVRALMSAVVTNQQTCYDGLEVSHTFPELRGALADETRLYGVSLGLVTTALDRSGNRGHGKSTETDERTGSTGGQRSPPADFSAIGRNLLEESGEVVPVNQSQSVTVAKDGSGNFTTVGDAVAFAPNNTAIEDGYFAIYIEEGVYSENVVVPKNKKNLILIGVGINRTIITSNRSVVDGWTTFASATFVVHGERFIAIDITFENTAGPEKHQAVAVRNSADLSSFYRCSFLGYQDTLYAHSLRQFYRDCDVYGTVDFIFGNAASVFQNCNIYARKPLPGQVNAVTAQGRTMPDQTTGISIHNCTVRAAPDLEAADRNFTKTFLGRPWKEYSRTVYMQSFIDGLIEPVGWLEWSGSFALTTLYYGEFDNHGPGANTSGRVQWPGYSLMNAMDALNFTVYNFTTADAWLSSTSIPYSGGLL